The Halococcus hamelinensis 100A6 genome window below encodes:
- a CDS encoding SHOCT domain-containing protein, whose protein sequence is MERKIDPNGGHDGRYGFDGGSSRNDSEGLLTGELGLDADVVAAISYVLWFVSGIAVYVLEDDRTLRFHAAQSIVVFGGLWVLNVFFGVFAIVGIGSVGAALSSLLSLLGVGLWVFLVATAYRGETRRIPVAADLADRLAGEETRRGSRGTTNDDALAALRDRYARGEIGEEEFECRLERLLETEHDDRNRRRESPETERSW, encoded by the coding sequence ATGGAACGGAAGATCGACCCGAACGGGGGCCACGACGGGCGCTACGGTTTCGACGGGGGATCGTCGAGGAACGACTCCGAGGGACTCCTCACCGGCGAGTTGGGGCTGGATGCCGACGTCGTTGCCGCCATCTCGTACGTGCTCTGGTTCGTCTCCGGGATCGCGGTGTACGTCCTCGAGGACGACCGGACACTCCGGTTTCACGCCGCCCAGAGCATCGTCGTGTTCGGCGGTCTCTGGGTCCTGAACGTGTTCTTCGGGGTATTCGCCATCGTCGGTATCGGGTCGGTCGGGGCGGCGCTGAGCAGCCTCCTCTCGCTGCTCGGGGTCGGACTCTGGGTCTTCCTCGTCGCCACGGCTTACCGGGGCGAGACCCGCCGGATCCCGGTCGCGGCCGACCTCGCCGACCGACTCGCCGGGGAGGAAACACGACGCGGCTCGCGCGGAACGACGAACGACGACGCGCTGGCGGCACTCCGTGACCGGTACGCCCGCGGCGAGATCGGCGAGGAGGAGTTCGAATGCCGGCTCGAACGGCTGCTCGAAACCGAGCACGACGACCGAAACCGGCGGCGTGAGTCGCCGGAAACCGAACGGTCGTGGTGA
- the rqcH gene encoding ribosome rescue protein RqcH, producing MDPKRELTSVDLAALVTELGRYAGAKLDKAYLYGDDLLRLKLRDFDRGRVELMVEVGETKRAHVVSPDHVPDAPGRPPDFAKMLRNRLSGADFAGASQFGFDRVLTFEFEREDRNTRIVAELFGEGNVAVLDSTGEVVDCLNTVRLQSRTVAPGAQYEFPSSRFDPLAVDYEGFAARMEESNTDLVRTLATQLNFGGLYAEELCTRAGVEKEQAIEDSGEEEYSALFDALTRLSERLSDGDFDPRIYREDDEPVDVTPFPLEENADLDSEGFESFTEALDAYFVDLETTENEEGGGREKPDFEEEIERQQRIIDQQEGAIQGFEEQAEAERAKAESLYANYGLVDEILSTVRTARERDTPWEEIEERFEEGKEQGIPAAEAVAGVEASEGTVSVEVDGETITLDPREGVEQNADRLYREAKRVVGKKEGAEEAIADTRAELEALEQRREEWEAGGADATDADDDSEDIDWLDRRSIPIRTNEQWYERFRWFHTSDGFLVLGGRNADQNEDLVKKYLDRGDRFLHTQARGGPVTVLKATGPSEPTREIDLPQGTLDEAAKFAVSYSSVWKDGRFAGDVYMADPDQVSKTPESGEYLEKGAFTVRGDRTYFRDTAVGAAVGITCEPETRVVGGPPSAIEPRTETSVTLEPGQYAQNDAAKRLYRTFRERFRDTSFVRKVASPDLIAEFLPPGGSRVVED from the coding sequence CTTCGACCGTGGCCGCGTCGAGCTCATGGTCGAGGTCGGCGAGACCAAACGCGCCCACGTCGTCTCGCCCGACCACGTCCCCGACGCGCCCGGTCGACCGCCGGACTTCGCGAAGATGCTCAGAAACCGGCTCTCGGGGGCCGACTTCGCCGGGGCCTCGCAGTTCGGCTTCGACAGGGTGCTGACCTTCGAGTTCGAGCGCGAGGACCGGAATACGCGGATCGTGGCCGAACTCTTCGGCGAGGGCAACGTCGCGGTGCTCGATTCGACGGGCGAGGTCGTCGACTGTCTCAACACCGTCCGGCTCCAGTCCAGAACCGTGGCTCCCGGCGCGCAGTACGAGTTCCCCTCCTCGCGCTTCGACCCGCTCGCGGTCGATTACGAGGGCTTCGCCGCCCGGATGGAGGAGTCGAACACCGACCTCGTGCGAACGCTCGCCACGCAGTTGAACTTCGGGGGCCTCTACGCCGAGGAGCTCTGCACCCGTGCCGGCGTCGAGAAGGAGCAAGCCATCGAGGATTCGGGCGAAGAAGAGTACTCGGCGCTGTTCGACGCGCTCACCCGGCTCTCCGAGCGGCTCTCGGACGGTGACTTCGATCCCCGGATCTACCGCGAGGACGACGAGCCCGTGGACGTCACGCCGTTCCCGCTCGAAGAGAACGCCGACCTCGACAGCGAGGGCTTCGAGTCGTTCACCGAGGCACTCGACGCCTACTTCGTCGACCTCGAGACCACCGAGAACGAGGAGGGCGGCGGGCGCGAGAAACCCGACTTCGAGGAGGAGATCGAGCGCCAGCAACGCATCATCGACCAGCAGGAAGGTGCGATCCAGGGCTTCGAGGAACAGGCCGAGGCCGAACGCGCGAAGGCCGAATCCCTCTATGCGAACTACGGCCTCGTCGACGAGATCCTCTCGACCGTTCGCACGGCCCGCGAGCGCGACACCCCGTGGGAGGAGATCGAAGAACGGTTCGAGGAGGGCAAAGAACAGGGGATCCCGGCGGCGGAGGCCGTCGCGGGGGTCGAAGCCAGCGAGGGAACCGTCAGCGTCGAGGTCGACGGCGAGACGATCACCCTCGACCCGCGCGAGGGCGTCGAGCAGAACGCCGACCGGCTCTACCGCGAGGCCAAACGCGTGGTCGGCAAGAAGGAGGGCGCGGAGGAGGCCATCGCCGACACCCGCGCCGAACTCGAAGCCCTCGAACAGCGCCGCGAGGAGTGGGAAGCCGGCGGCGCGGACGCGACCGACGCCGACGACGACTCCGAGGACATCGACTGGCTCGACCGGCGCTCGATACCCATCAGAACGAACGAGCAGTGGTACGAGCGCTTCCGGTGGTTCCACACCTCGGACGGCTTTCTGGTGCTCGGCGGCCGCAACGCCGACCAGAACGAAGATCTGGTCAAGAAGTACCTCGACCGCGGCGACCGCTTCTTGCACACCCAGGCCCGTGGCGGCCCCGTCACGGTCCTCAAGGCCACCGGCCCGAGCGAACCGACCCGCGAGATCGACCTCCCGCAGGGAACGCTCGACGAGGCCGCGAAGTTCGCCGTCTCCTACTCGTCGGTCTGGAAGGACGGGCGCTTCGCGGGCGACGTCTACATGGCCGACCCCGACCAGGTCTCGAAGACCCCCGAGAGCGGCGAGTACCTCGAAAAGGGCGCGTTCACGGTTCGCGGCGACCGCACCTACTTCCGGGATACGGCCGTGGGCGCGGCGGTCGGCATCACCTGCGAACCCGAGACCCGCGTGGTCGGTGGTCCGCCGTCGGCGATCGAACCCCGAACGGAGACCTCGGTCACCCTCGAACCCGGACAGTACGCCCAGAACGACGCCGCGAAGCGCCTCTACCGCACGTTCCGCGAACGGTTCCGGGACACCTCGTTCGTCAGGAAGGTCGCGAGCCCCGACCTGATCGCCGAGTTCCTGCCACCGGGCGGGAGCCGGGTCGTCGAGGACTGA